A genome region from Bacillaceae bacterium IKA-2 includes the following:
- a CDS encoding molybdopterin-dependent oxidoreductase — MKVNRRNFLKMSAASGLFVAGASQTKPVLNAFSDTAEAAVKNEEQGEWIASTCQGCTAWCAVQIYRIDGRATKVRGNPHAKANHGHACVRSHIALQQVYDPDRVKTPMKRTNPNKGRDQEPGFVPISWEEAMDTIAEKIMELRDDNETHKFSVWRGRYTAVNDILYGSLPKIIGTPNNVSHSSICAESEKFGRYYTEGHWGYADYDHENTFYEILWGGDPISTNRQVPHTASIFGKLKDQAKLVCVDPRFSSTAAKSHEWWPVIPGEDGALAVAIAHVLLTEGLWYKPFVGDFTDGENRFVEGQTVDEETFEEIQTHGVVKWWNIALKDKTPEWAAERAGIPAESIYRVAREFGNAAPKAMSFMSPGSNMAVRGGYTAFALAALNGLVGSADGVGGVISGGESTPKNDFADFTPYLDAIAEKGISMPRLDHGGRKLGMPALKDGKSGGVKPTNTLADGILSGDPYDLKVVISYWTNFNFSNQGTDRWDEALAKLPFMVHLTVNPAEQTHFADIVLPCAHHMFEALGAIRGSNGNLHTHLHLQNKVIESPFDVKIDETEIPWLLAEALEKKGFSNLIDYYRNEFADPETGKKPENGSEFNEIAVKMYTQPVWDPTVEKKGDLINGWEEYKQLGTWNTIPYQFRQKYDGNWKTETGQYEFYSETLKTALQGHADKHEATIDEVMEAALQVERGEFAFVPHYEPAYRVGDEAEYPYIFTEHRSKLNREARSANCSWYQEFKDADIGDEAWDDVVKINPIDAKNLGVVNGDMVKLTTVTGTITVKAKVWEGTRPGIVSKCYGQGHWAYGHIASLDRKKQIARGGNNNTILAPVHEAMSGSGARHGGQSRVKIEKV; from the coding sequence TTAAAAACGAAGAGCAAGGTGAATGGATAGCAAGTACTTGTCAGGGTTGTACAGCTTGGTGTGCAGTGCAAATTTATCGTATAGACGGTCGTGCTACAAAAGTAAGAGGAAATCCACATGCAAAGGCCAACCACGGTCATGCATGTGTACGATCGCATATTGCTTTGCAACAAGTGTATGATCCAGATCGTGTCAAGACACCGATGAAGCGAACAAATCCGAATAAAGGTAGAGATCAAGAACCAGGTTTTGTGCCAATTTCATGGGAAGAAGCAATGGATACGATAGCTGAAAAAATAATGGAACTTCGTGACGATAACGAAACACATAAATTCTCAGTATGGCGTGGTCGTTACACAGCCGTAAACGATATTCTTTATGGTAGTTTACCAAAAATTATCGGTACTCCGAATAACGTTTCTCACTCATCGATTTGTGCTGAAAGTGAGAAATTTGGACGCTACTACACAGAAGGACATTGGGGATATGCCGATTACGATCATGAAAATACATTTTATGAGATCTTATGGGGCGGAGATCCAATTTCCACTAATCGTCAAGTGCCGCATACAGCAAGTATTTTCGGTAAGTTAAAAGATCAAGCGAAGTTAGTTTGTGTTGATCCGAGATTTTCATCAACAGCTGCAAAATCACATGAATGGTGGCCGGTAATACCAGGTGAAGATGGTGCCTTAGCAGTAGCAATTGCTCACGTACTATTAACGGAAGGATTATGGTATAAGCCGTTCGTTGGTGATTTCACAGATGGTGAAAATCGTTTTGTTGAAGGTCAAACTGTGGATGAAGAAACTTTTGAAGAAATTCAAACTCACGGCGTCGTAAAATGGTGGAATATTGCTCTTAAAGATAAAACACCTGAGTGGGCAGCTGAGAGAGCTGGAATTCCTGCTGAAAGTATTTATCGTGTTGCAAGAGAGTTTGGTAATGCAGCACCAAAAGCAATGTCGTTTATGTCGCCAGGTTCAAACATGGCTGTTCGTGGTGGTTATACAGCATTTGCCCTAGCGGCTTTAAATGGTCTTGTTGGATCTGCTGATGGTGTTGGAGGAGTAATTTCTGGTGGTGAAAGTACGCCAAAAAATGATTTTGCAGACTTTACACCATATCTTGATGCTATTGCTGAAAAAGGCATCAGCATGCCTCGTCTTGATCATGGTGGAAGAAAATTAGGAATGCCTGCACTAAAAGATGGTAAATCTGGTGGAGTTAAACCAACGAATACTTTAGCGGACGGTATTTTAAGTGGAGATCCGTATGACTTAAAAGTAGTCATCAGCTACTGGACAAACTTTAATTTTAGTAATCAAGGCACGGATCGTTGGGACGAAGCGTTAGCAAAGCTTCCATTTATGGTTCATTTGACCGTAAATCCAGCAGAACAAACTCATTTTGCTGATATCGTCTTACCATGTGCCCATCATATGTTTGAGGCTTTAGGTGCGATTCGTGGTAGTAACGGAAACTTACACACACATCTTCATTTGCAAAATAAAGTGATTGAATCACCATTTGATGTAAAAATTGATGAAACAGAAATTCCTTGGCTACTAGCTGAAGCGTTAGAAAAGAAAGGTTTTTCAAACTTGATCGATTATTATAGAAATGAATTTGCTGATCCTGAAACTGGTAAGAAGCCTGAAAATGGTTCTGAATTTAATGAAATCGCAGTAAAAATGTACACTCAACCAGTATGGGATCCAACAGTAGAGAAGAAAGGCGATTTAATTAACGGTTGGGAAGAATATAAGCAACTTGGAACTTGGAACACAATCCCTTATCAATTTCGCCAAAAGTATGACGGAAACTGGAAAACTGAGACAGGACAATATGAGTTCTATAGTGAAACATTGAAAACAGCGCTTCAAGGTCACGCAGACAAACACGAAGCAACGATTGACGAAGTAATGGAAGCAGCGTTGCAAGTAGAACGAGGTGAATTCGCTTTTGTTCCTCACTATGAACCAGCCTACCGTGTCGGTGATGAAGCCGAGTATCCGTATATATTCACAGAACATCGTTCGAAATTAAATCGTGAAGCACGTTCAGCGAACTGTTCTTGGTACCAAGAATTTAAGGATGCCGATATAGGTGACGAAGCTTGGGATGATGTCGTGAAAATTAACCCAATTGATGCGAAGAACCTAGGTGTTGTTAACGGTGATATGGTGAAGTTAACGACAGTAACAGGGACAATTACCGTTAAAGCTAAGGTTTGGGAAGGAACTCGTCCTGGTATTGTTAGTAAATGTTATGGTCAAGGTCACTGGGCTTACGGTCACATTGCCTCACTAGATCGCAAAAAACAAATCGCACGTGGTGGAAATAATAATACAATTTTAGCGCCAGTACATGAAGCAATGAGCGGAAGTGGAGCAAGACACGGTGGTCAATCACGAGTTAAAATAGAAAAAGTTTAA